The Gemmatimonadaceae bacterium DNA segment GGGCGGCGGCAACGCAGCGATTGCTGCGGTCCTCGCGCCCAGCGGGGGGGCGCCGGCGGTCCAAGCGCTGACCCAGGCGCTTGGCGGTGGCGCGGCAGCGGGCACGTTGGCCGAGGCCTTGGCCACGCTGGGCGCGACGCCGACTCCCACCGCTGCACGGAACGCGATGCTGGCGTACAACGCAGCCATCGATGCCGGCGTGTCGCCGACCTCGCCCGCGATGACGGCGGCGCGCAGTTTCTTCGTCAGTCTCGGCGCGAAGTAGTCGCGAATCGTGCGCCGACTCCTCGCCGCAGTCAGCCTCACACTCGCGGTCTCGACCGCGGTCGAGGCGCAGTTCCTCACCGACGCCGGCTCGCCCCTGGGCGGCGGCGGTGGGGCCAGCGGGTCCGTCGCGAACTATATGCGCGCCGGCGGGATGAACGCCGCCCGCGCCAACTTCCTCGCCGCGCTGCAGAATGCTTCCGGCGCGATGACGGCGACGAACCCCGCGACTGGTCAGCCGGTTGCCGTTCCGCCGGCCACCGCCGCGGCTATTGTCGCCATCCTGAATGGCACCGGCGGCGCGGGTCCCTTGGCGACCGCCCTCGGCGGTTCAGCGCAAGCCGGCACTGCAGCGCAGACCTTCGCCAGCTTCGTGCAGAACCCGACGCCCGCCACGCTCGTTGGCGCCATCGTCGCGTACAACAACCTCGTCGACGCCACCGAGCCGGGGAATCCGAGCGTGCTCGGCCTGCGCGCCGCGATTGTTGCGCTCGGAATGTTCTAGCGCGCGCGGCGCGCTGCGATTGCGCCGTCAGCGGCGCACCGTCAACACTAGTCGCTACGTCGCCGGCCGAGCTTCGCCTCGTGCCGGCGTCGCTAGTTTTCGCGCCGCGCCCAGACCAATCCGAGGCTGACCGTCAGGATCGGCGCGCCCGCGCCGGCGACCACGCCGTCTGAATAGCGTAGCTCGAAGGCCAGGTCCCGCCGCGGCGTGATCGGTGACTGATAGCCGATGCCCAGCACGTAGCCTGTCGACGCTTCCTTCCCCGGATCGCAGTCCGTCGAGTTCTGCCCCGACGCGCCGCAGACCAGCCGCCAGCTCGTCACCGGCCCGAGCAGTCCGTACACCCCCGTGAACGCGCCGCGCGGCATCGACGCACGCAGCAGTGCGCCGAGCTCGACGCTGTTCTCCGAGACCTGATAGCGATCCGTGCCGTCATCGCGCTGGTACTGCATCTGCACGGCCGTCAGCTCAGCGCGCCACGCGAAGGCGCCGCGCAGGTCGCGGTCGTAGCGGATGGCACCCTCGAAGCCCCGGCGGTCGTCGTCGGTGCTGCCCTCTGTGTCGCCGGCGAGGGAGCGGATGCCGGCGGAGAGGGCGAACTGGGCCTGGCTGGCGACTGGAAGGGCGATGAGGAGGATGAGGAGGCGGAGCACTCGTCTGGTGGGAGAGGGGAGGTGGAGAGGGGGGTGAGGGCGGGGAGATGTGAGAGGGGAGAGGGCGGGGAGAGGTGAAAGGAATTCTTCGTTCCTGCCGTCTCCCGTCATCTCTCAAGCTGCAGCGAGTTCATTCTCGTGCTGTGTCATTGCCTACCATCAACGCCTAACTGCGGTGCTGGTGTGCATCGCGGCGGCATCTTCCGTGCTACCCTCGATCGTACGCGGCGAGGTGGGCATTGCGGCGGAATTCTCCGTTCTACCCCCGATCGTACGCGGCGAGCACTTCCTCGCGGCTGACGCTGGCGGCGCCGGACTTTCCGACTTGGATGCCGGCGGCGTAGTTGGCGGTGACGGCGGCTTCGAGGGCGCTGCCGCCCGCAGCGAGCACGGCGGCGAGGTACGCGGTGACGGTGTCGCCGGCGCCCACTACATCGTACACCTCACGCGCGGTGGTGGGAATGCGCTCGACGGCGCCGTTGCGGCTGATCAGTGCCATTCCGTGCTCGCTGAGCGTGAGCAACAGGTGCTGCGCGTCGAGTTGGGTGAGGACGGCGGGCAGCGCGGCGGCGTCCTGCACGTCGACGGAGGCGCCGAGTGCGCCTTCGAGCTCGCGGCGGTTGGGCTTGAAGATGGTGCAGCCGCGGTACTCGAAGAAGTTGCGGAACTTGGGATCCACGACGATGGGCAGTTGCCGCGCAGTGGCGGCGGCGATGGCGGCGCGGATGACCTGCGGGATGAGCACGCCCTTATTGTAGTCCTCGAGAATGAGCGCATCGGCCACGGACACGGCGCGCGCGACGGCGTCGAGCAGGCGGGTGACTTCGTCGCCGGAGAGATCGGCGTCGACTTCTTCGTCCACGCGCACGACCTGCTGGTTGCGCGCGACGACGCGGGTCTTGGTGGTGGTGGGCCGGTCGCAATCGACGAGCCCGCGCGGTTCGGCGCCACGCTCGGCGAGCATCTCGCGGAGCTGCCCGCCGGCGGCGTCGCGCCCGACGGCAGCGACGAGTTCGCAGCGCGCGCCGATGGCGAGCACGTTCTGCGCCACGTTGGCGGCGCCGCCGAGGGCGTACTTGCGCTCGCGCACGCGCACGACGGGCACGGGCGCCTCGGGGGAAATGCGGTCGACGTCGCCCTTGAGGTAGAGGTCGAGCATCGCGTCGCCGACGACGGCGATCCGGGGCGGCTTGGTCGCAATGGATTGCAGGAGCTGCTGGAGCCGCGCGCGGTCGAGATGGGCCTTGGGCATCTGCTAAAGGTGTCGCTTCGCTCGTGGTTCAGGGAGGGGCTCGGCTTTCGTGCTTGGGTCGCGACTTTCGGTGCGCCGGCTTGGGGTTGGTGCGCCGGCGTGGGGTTGGTGCGCCGGCTTGGGATCACAGCACGCCCTTCGGGGCCTGACCTCTGCGCGCACGGCCCCTACGGGCGTGCTGTGCTCCCAAGCCTGAGTTGCTCTCGCCTGGCCGGAGATATTTCCTGCCGCCCCTCTCAAGCCTCGGCGCGGTGGGAGACCGCGGCGTCCGAAGGGGCCGTGCGCGAAGCGGTCAGGCCCCGCAGGACGTCGCGGGCTCCCGCCGCTCGCGCGAAAGCGAAAGCCCAGCCGTACAGAGCGGGCTGACCCAGCTCGCGCCGAGCGAGCGATGCGCCCAACTTGTGCCGATGCACGCCCAGCCTTCCAGGCAACTCGTCGTTGCCGTCCTTGCACTCGCGGTGCTCGGGATCTCCATCTCCGGCCCGCTCGCGCGGCTCGCCGACGCGCCACCGCTCGCGATCGCCGTGTGGCGCCTCGCGCTCTCGCTCTGCATCGTCGCCGTGCCGTTGCTCGGCACCGGCCGTTGGCGCGAGTGGCGCGGGCTCGCCGGGCGCGACCTCGCCATCGCGATGGGCGCCGGGGCCTTCCTCGCGCTGCACTTCTGGAGCTGGATCGCCTCGCTCGGCCTCACCAGCGTCGCCGCCAGCGTGCTGCTCGTGAACCTGCATCCTGTCGTCATCGTGATCGGCTCGGCGCTGTGGCTGCGCGAGCATCCGACGCGCACGCAGCTGATCGGCATCGGCATCGCCGTCGTCGGCGCCGCATACGTCGCACTCGGCGGCGCGGCGAGTGATGTGGCGCTCGGCGACGCGACGCTCGCCCGCGCCACTCTCGGCAACGGCCTCGCCCTGCTCGGCGCCGTCACCGTCGGTCTCTACTACCTCGCCGGCCGCAGTCTCCGCCAACGCCTCTCGCTGTGGCCGTACGTCGGACTCGTGTACGGCTGCTGCCTCGTCGTGCTGCTCCTGCTCGCCGCGTTCACCCGCACGGCGCTCTGGCCCTTCGCGCCGCGCGAACTCACGCTCTTCGCGCTCATTGCCTTCGGCCCGATGCTCGCCGGCCACACCGGATTCAACTGGGCGCTGCGGTATGTGCCGGCGTATGTGGTGAGTCTGTGTCTGCTGGCGGAGCCGGTGGGGGCGGGGCTGATTGCGGCGGTGATGCCGGGGGTGCGGGAGGTGCCGGCGGGGTCCGTCGTGGTGGGAGGGGTTGTGGTGCTCTTGGGGGTTGGGGTCGGGTTGTACGCTGGGAAACGGGAGGCGGGAGGGGGGTGACGGCAGGGAGATGGGAGACGAGAGAGGGCCGGGTCAGGGGAGAGGGTCGGGAGAAGGGCTCCTCTCCCGACCTTCTGCCATCTCTCAGCCATCTCCCCTGTCCCACCTCCCCGCCATCACCCACCTCACCGTCTCCCCTCTACCTTTATCGGACCAATGATTAAGCCTCCCGCCTCCGTGCAATCCCTGACGCGCACCCTCGAACAGGCCGGCCACGCCGCCTGGTGCGTCGGCGGCGCCGTGCGTGATGCCCTCCTTGGCATCGAGACGCTCGACTGGGATCTCGCCACAAGCGCGCGGCCGGAGCAGGTGCAGAAGCTCTTCAAGCGCACCATCCCCGTCGGCATTCAGTTCGGCACGGTCGGCGTGCTCGATCGCGATGGCGTGTTGCACGAGGTCACGACCTTCCGGCACGATGTCGAGACAGACGGCCGGCACGCGGTGGTGAAATTCGGCGCCTCGCTCGAGGAAGATCTCGCGCGCCGCGACTTCACCATCAATGCGATCGCGGTGCACGCCGAGCGTCTTGAGATGCGCGATCCCTTCGATGGGCGCGGCGACCTGGAGCGACGCGTCGTGCGCTGCGTGGGTGATGCCGCCGAGCGGATGCGTGAGGATCGGCTGCGCGCGCTGCGGGCGCTGCGATTCGCTGGGCGCTTCGACTTCAGCATCGAGCCCGCGACCTGGAGCGCCATCGTCGAGAGCGCGCCGCATCTCGGGCGGCTGTCGATGGAGCGCGTGAAGCAGGAGCTTGAGAAAGTGATGGAGCAGGTGGCGCGCCCCGCCGCGACGATAGAGCGCTATCGCGAGGCCGGCATCCTCCGTGCGCTGGTGCCCGCCATCGCCGATGCGCCCGCCGCGCGCTTCGCCGCGCTCGATTACCTCGCGCGCCCCGGCCTCACGCGGCGTCCCGACCGCCGGATGCTGCGTCTCGCAGCGCTGTTCATCGAACCCGGCGTGACGCCGCCCAAGCAGCTCGAGGCCACGCTCAAGGCCCTCAAATTCAGCAACGTCGAAGCCCGCGCCGCTGTGACGCTCGCCGAGGCCGCCGGCCGCGTGAGTCTCGCGCGCCTGCGCGAACTCGCGGCGGCGCTGCAGCAGTCCGCCACCGCGCCCACTAGCGAAGCGGCAGTCGAGCTGCGCAAGATCATCGCGCAGGCCGGTCGCCTGATGGTCCCCGGCCTCACGCGCATCCTGTGGGCGCGCGCCAAGGCCGAGGGCGCCACCGCCGCCGACGGACTCGCCGGACTCGGCCTCTACCGCCGCGCGCTGCGCAGCGCCTTCACCGACCCCCTCAGCATCGCCGACCTCGCCGTCGACGGCGAGGACCTGCAATCGGCAGGCATCCCCCCCGGCAAGCCACTCGGCGACGCGCTCAAGGCGCTGCTCGAGTGGGTGCTCCAGGACCCCTCGCGCAACCAGCGCGATGAACTGCTCGCGCGCGCGAGGGAACTCGCGAGCGCGAAATAGCACACCTGGGCGGGAGTCGCGCGAGCAAAGCAGCAGCAGCAGCGCGCGAAGGGAAGGAGTAGCCCACGACGAGCCTGCGGGCAGGGTAGCGTAGCGCCCAAGCCTGCAAGCGAAGGAGACCCCACGCCCGTAGGGGCCGTGCGCGAAGAGGTCAGGCCCCGAAGGGCGTGGGGTCTCGTGAGCGCCCAGCGCCGAGAAGTGGGGTCTCGTGAGCGCCCAGCGCCGAGAAGTGGGGTCTCGTGAGCGACCCCCTCTCCCCGCGCGCCGCATTACCTTGCGAGCAATGCACGCGCTCAGCCTCGATGTCGAGATCACCCGCGGCGAGACCGTCGAGTCGCGCCACCGCGTTCACGCCGCCGTGATCGGCGCCGACGACGTCCTGATCGCCGCCGCCCGCGACTCCGCGCTCGTTTCGATGTGGCGCTCCTGCGCCAAGCCCTTCCAAGTCCTTCCGCTGCTCGCCAGCGGCGGCTTCGAGCAGCTCGGCTGGGGCCACGAAGAACTCGCCCTCGCCTGCGCCTCCCACGGCGCCGAGCCCGAGCACGTTGCCGTCGCCTCGCGGATGCTCTCTAGCCTCGGTCTCGAAGAAGGCGACCTCGCCTGCGGTCCGCACGAACCTCTCTCGCAGCGCGGCGCCCGTCTGCTACGCGAGAGCGGCGCCGCACCGACGCGCCTGCACAACAACTGCTCCGGCAAGCACGCCGCGATGCTCGCGCGCGCCAAGACCGCCGGTTGGTCCATCAAGGGCTACGAGCAGAGCGATCACCCCGTCCAGCTCAGCTGCCTCGGCGAGGTCTCGGCGTGGAGCGGCATCCCGCTCGATGATATGCCGCTCGGCGTGGACGGCTGCGGCGTCGCGGTGATGGCGTTGCCGCTGGACCGGATGGCCCTCGCCTACGCGCGTTGGGGTCGCGCGGTGTACGCCGGCGACGAACTCCCGGCGCGCACCGCGGCTGCCATCCGCAAGCATCCGCACTTGCTCGGCGGCACCGATCGCTTCGACACCGTGATGCTCGAGGAGACCAAGGGCGGCGTGATCACGAAGGTCGGCGCCGAGGGCGTGCACTCGGTGGCCGTGCCGTCGCTGGGCATCGGGATGGCGATCAAGGTCGAGGACGGCGCGCAGCGGGCGCAGTATGTCGCGGTGCTGCGCGCGCTGCAGCAGCTGAGCGTGTTGCCGAGCGAGTTGCCGCCGCGTTTGGCGGAGTTCGTGGAGCGCCAGGTGAAGAATACGCGCGGGGAGGTCGTGGGCAGCGTGCGAAGCCGTGGGGCGACGGCGTGAGCGACGCACTCACGCCCGAGGTCGCCGCCTTGGTGCGCCTCTCCGCGCGAATCGCGATCGGCAGCGAGTTCGAGATCCGCGCCGGCTGCGCCGAGGTCGTCGCCGCCGAGGTGCCGACGCCGTGGGTGGAGGAGTGCATCCTCCAGAGCTACCTGATGGCCGGCTTCCCGCGCACGCTCAACGCGATGCGCGAGTGGCGCCGCGTCAGCGGCGTCGAGGCCCCGGAGCCTGAAGAGATTCCCGAGCCGAGCCTGTGGCGCTGGCGTCAGCAGGGAGAACAGACCTGCGAGATCGTCTACGGCAAGTTCTACACGAAGCTCCGCGAGAACATCGCGCATCTGCATCCCGCACTCGACGAGTGGATGATCGTCGAAGGCTACGGCAAGATCCTCTCGCGCCCGGGCTTAGAGCTCAAGCTACGCGAGCTCTGCATCGTCGCCGCCTGCGCCGCGATGGGGCAGGACCGGCAACTGCACTCGCATCTGCACGGCGCGGTGAACGCGGGGGCGACAGGCGCGGAGGTCGCGGGGACGCTCGCGGCGATTGAGGGGCTGGTCGAGGAGGCGCATCTGTTGCGCGCTCGACTGCTGTGGGCGCGGGTTCACGGAAAGGCTTGAACGGGCGGGGAGGAGGGAGGGGGAGAGGAGGGAGAGGGCGGGGAGAGGGGAGAAGGACGATGGCTGAGAGACGGCAGAAGGTCGGGAGATGGGCGCCCTCTCCCAACCATCCGCCCTCTCCCAACCATCTCCCCTCTCCCAACCATCTCCCCTCTCCCGTCCACCCGCCGTCACCCACCTCCCATCTCCCAGCTCCCAGCCGTCGAGCGCAACGAATCGATGCTGCCGCCGCCGTGAACCCGCTAGATTTCCCAGCCAATGTTTATAGACCTAGTGACCGCCCGAGTCACCGCCGGCACCGGCGGCTCCGGCTGCACGTCGTTCCGCCGCGAGAAGTTCGCGCCGATGGGCGGGCCGGACGGCGGTGACGGAGGCAAGGGCGGCGATGTCATCGTCCGCGGCGACGCCAACCTGAGCACGCTGCTCGACTTCACCTACCGCGACCACTGGGAAGCGGAGCGCGGCGAGCACGGGATGGGGTCGAACAAGACCGGCCGCTCGGGCAAGGATGTCGTCCTGCCGGTGCCGCCTGGCACGGTCATCCGCGACCGCGACACGGGACTGCGACTCGGGGAGATCCTCGAGCACGGGCAGGAGATGGTCGTCGCCAAGGGCGGCCGCGGCGGACGCGGGAACACGTTCTTCGCCACCGCGACGCACCAGGCGCCGCGCGAGTGGCAGCCCGGCGAGGAAGGCGAGGTGCGCACGCTCGAACTCGAGCTCAAGCTCATCGCCGACATCGGCCTCGTCGGTCAGCCAAATGCCGGCAAGAGCACGCTGCTGAGCGTCATCTCGGCGGCCCGCCCCAAGATCGCCGACTACCCCTTCACGACCCTCGCCCCCAACCTCGGCGTCGTGCAGCTATCGGATTCGCGAACGTTCGTGGTCGCGGACATTCCCGGAATCATTGAAGGGGCACATACCGGCAAGGGCCTCGGGCTCCAGTTCCTGCGGCACATCGAGCGCACGCGCATCCTCGCCTTCCTGATCCCCATCGACGCGATGGACTGGCAGGCCGAGTACGACCAGCTGCGCAGCGAGGTCCGCAGCCACTCCGAGGAGCTGGCCCGCAAGCCGCACTGCGTGGTCTTCACCAAGCTCGACCTGCTCGGTGAGGACTATGTACCTGAGATCGAGGCGCCGGAGGCGTTCGGAGTGTGGTCCATCTCCGCTGCCGGCCGGATTGGGCTGGACCAGCTCAAGGCCAACTGGTGGAGCCGGCTCCTAGAGCTCCGGAAGGCCGCCGGCCTAGTGCCCACCGAGGGCTGACGCGGTGCCTGCGGCGGCCCAGCGGACCCCTCGGTGGATCCCGGCTGCCGCCCTGCCTCAGCCCTTAAGCGATCTTTCGACACCACCGGCGGGATTGTGGTGCCTCGGGGACGCCGAGGGCGTCTTGGGCGAACCTGAGCGCCTCGTTTCGATTGTAGGGACCCGCGACGCCTCGGCCTACGGAGAGCGAATGGCCGCGCGGCTGGCGGCTGGGGCGGCCCGGGAGGGGCTCGTGGTGGTCAGCGGCTTGGCCCGGGGAATTGATGCCGTGGCGCACCGGGCGGCTATCGAGGCAGGCGGCCGGACTGTGGCCATCCTGGGTACCGGAGTCGACGTACCGTACCCAGCAGGTCATCGGGCCCTGCACGAGCTTGTCCAAGACAATGGGGCCGTGCTATCCGAGATGGAGCCCGGTACGAGGGCCTTCCCAGGCTGCTTCCCGCGACGGAATCGGATCATCGCGGCCCTGTCCAAAATGACCCTAGTGGTCGAGGCTGGGCACAAGTCCGGGGCGATGAACACGGCGAGGCTCGCCCACGACATCTACCGGACCATCGCGGCCGTCCCCGGGCAGGCCGACGACCCCCGGGCGATGGGCAGCAACCAGCTCCTGATGGACGGGGCCAGCCTTGTCCGGGATGTGGAAGATCTGTTGATTGCCTTTGGGTTATCCACATCGAGGCTGCACAAAGGAGATCAATTGGATGCCGACCGGGCTGGTGTAAGAATCCCCGTACACCCAGATGACCTCGTAATCCTACGAGCCCTCGGCGGGGCGGCGGTCCCGGCCCAAGCGCTCGCGGAAAGAGTTGGTATGTCAGTACGGCAGGTATCTGAGAGGCTGCTAAGGCTGGAGCTATGCGGCCTGGCCGTGGTGGAGGGTGGGGGCTACCGGGCCGGTGATCCGCGCGTCGCAGTAAGGCTACAGCAACACGCCAGCACTGGCGCGTGAGCTGTTTCGACTCGATCAAGAGGTCGGCGATACCTGCCCAGTAAGGCCCTCTGAATGACTCCACATATTATCGTAAGTATCGCATTAACTAACCACGTTAAGATATTGAAAAATAAGGATATGATAATTTACTTTAAGTTATTATCATTCCGTGGATTGGCGTCCAGTGCGAATGTCAGAGGGGTGGCGATGGCTCACCTGCTCCGGTCCGGCCGTTGACCTCCTGGCCTCACCTCTACCTGCACGTACCGTTCTGCGGGCGTCGCTGCTCCTACTGCGACTTCGCGATTGCCGTGCGGCGGGAGGTTCCGGTCTCCGAGTTCATTGACGCCATAATGGCTGAGTTCGTCACGCGCCGGATTTCGCTCAACGCCGGCCTACTCAGGACCATCTATTTCGGCGGCGGGACGCCATCCAAGCTCGGCGGAGAAGGAGTCGCCAGACTTCTCCACGGAATTCGCGAACTGGCCGGTGTTGGCAAGTTTTCCACATCCGTGGACGCCCTCGAGATCACCATCGAGGCCAATCCCGAGGACGTTTCGGCGGAATCTGCCGCGGCCTGGGTGGCTGCGGGGGTGAACCGGGTGTCGCTGGGGGTCCAGAGCTTCGAGCCAGCCGTGCTTCAATGGATGCACCGGGAGCACCCCCCGACCCGGGCCGCCGAGGCCGTCCGCGAGCTCAGGGCGGCTGGGGTGCAGGAGATCTCCGCAGACCTCATATTCTCGGTCCCGGAGGCACTGGGCAGAAGTTGGACAACCGATCTCGAGCGGGTCCTAGAGTTGGACGTCGAACACCTCTCCCTGTACGGCCTGACCGTCGAACCCAAGACCCCGCTAGGCCGTTGGACCGCCCGCGGCGAGGTGCAGGAGGCGCCCGAGGAGCGTTACGAAGCCGAGTTCCTCGAGGCCCACGAGCGCTTGGGCGAGGCCGGGTACGAACATTACGAGGTCTCCAACTACGCCCGTCCTGGCAAGCGGGCCCGGCACAACTCGGCGTACTGGACGGGGGCTTCGTATCTCGGGATTGGGCCCTCGGCGCACGGGTTTGACGGGAGGGAGCGGCGCTGGAACCTGCCGGCCTACGCGGAGTGGCTTCGGGAGGTGCGGGCGGGGCGGGATCCGGTGGGCGGGCGGGAGGTGCTCGGAGGTCAGAAGCTGGGCGGGGGGAAGGAACTGGCCGGGGGCCACGATCCAACCCTAGGAAAGGAGCCCGTCCGGACCGCGGGCTCCTCGCGTCCTCCCCAGACGGGTCTCGAACCCGCCGAGCGGATCTACCTCGGACTCCGCACAATCGACGGGCTGCCTATCCGTGAAAACGAACTAAAGAAGGTTACTTCGTGGATCGGCGAAGGCTGGGCTACTCTCGACGGCGACCGACTTCGGCTCACGCCGCGGGGCTGGCTACGCCTCGACGCGCTCGCCGCCGCGCTCCTCGACGCTTGACTTGTATGCCAAGTCCTTTCTAATCTTGGACTTATGGCCAACGCCGAGCTCTCCGATCGCGAACGCCAGGTCCTCGAGGCCGTGATTCGCTCCTACGTGGAGACCGCCGAGCCGGCGGGCTCCCGTACGATCAGTCGGCGCTTCGGGCTGGGCGTGTCTCCGGCCACCATCCGCAATACGATGGCTGACCTGGAGGAGAAAGGCTTCCTCTTCCACCCGCACACCTCGGCGGGCCGCATCCCGACGGACAAGGCCTATCGCTTCTATGTAGATGGGCTGATGCACCTGGACCGCCCGCTGCCGCTGCAGGAGCGTGAGCGCCTGGCGGAGGAGATCGGCGAGCGGGGCTCGGCGATTGAGACGATCCTCAGGCGCGCGGCCCAATCCCTGGGCGTGCTTACACAGGAACTCGGCGTCGCCCTCGGCCCGCGCCTCGACCAGACGGTGCTCACGAAGCTCGAGTTGGTGCGGATGAGCACGGAGCGCTTGATCTTGGTGCTGACGCTGCGGGGCGGGGCGGTGCGCACGATCTTCATCGAGATCGCCGGTGAGATCGCGGACAACGCCATCGCCGAAGTGCAGCAGGTGCTCAACGAACGCCTCGCGGGCCACTCGCTCGCCGAGATCCGCGCCAGCCTCGCCGCGCGCTTGCGTGACGTCGTGGCGCCGGGCGGCGCGACGGAGTTGCTGAACATCTTCGTGCAGGAGGGCGAACAGCTCTTCGACGTCGCCGCGGCGGCGGACGAGGAGAGCGTGCTGCTCGGCCAGGCCTCAGTGCTCGCGGAGAAGCCGGAGTTCGCGAGTGGCGATCGGCTGCGGCAGCTGATCGCGCTCACGGAGACGCGCACGCAACTGGCGGGGCTGCTCCGCCAGCGCGCGGCGCAGCCGGGCGTGTCGATCACGATCGGTGACGAGCACGGCGTGGGGTTGCTCGGGGGACTCACGCTGGTGACGGCGGAGTACCGGGCGGGGTCGCTGACGGGGGTGATTGGGGTGATTGGGCCGACGCGGATGCCTTATGAGAAGGTTATTGCTTTGGTGTCCCATACGTCTTCGTTGGTTACGGATTTGCTTGCTTAGATGGTGGGGGAGGGGAGATGGGAGGGGGGTGACGGCGGGGAGAGGGGAAAGGGGAGAGGGTTGGGAGAGGGGAGAGGGTTGGGAGAGGGGAGAGGGTTGGGAGAGGGTTTCTTATATCCGCTTGAAGTCGCGGTTGGTGGTGCGGCGTTGGCTTTCGATCAAGCGCAGGAGCATTGCGCGCACCTTCGACAGAAGGGATTGGCGGTGGGTGTGGTGCGCTTCGGGGATTACGTCGGCGGCGGCGATGTACCAGGTGATGGCCTCGCGGGCTGAGCCGAGGGCGTAGCTGAAGAATCGAATGCGATCGGCGCTGCCGGCGCGGCTGTAGCCCTCGGCGAGGTTGGCGCTCACGGAGCCGACGGCGCGCTCAAGTTGGTCGGCGATGCCGCCGCGATATCGCGCGCGCAGGGCGCGTGCGTCCTCCTTCGCGCAGTGGAGGATGAAGAGCGCGGCACGGTACACGTGCAGCTTCCATAGGAGATCCTGCCGCAAGGCCTCGGGGCAGGCGAGCTCCCACGCTTCCTGCGAGGGTGGCAGGTCGGTGTGGAACGAGGATTGCTTAGGCATAGCCGAGCATATCCCCTCTCCCCTCTCCCTGAATCATCTCCCCATCTCCCCCCTCACCACCATCTCCCCTCTCCCCAAATCATCTCCCCTCTCCCAACCATCTCCCCTCTCACATCTCCCCGCCGCCACCCACCTCCCCACCTCCCGTCTCCCACTAGTTTTACGCTCAAATGGCCGATTACTACGCAACCCTCGGACTCCCCAAATCCGCCTCCGACGACGACATCAAGTCCGCGTATCGGAAACTGGCGACCAAGTTCCATCCC contains these protein-coding regions:
- a CDS encoding four helix bundle protein, with the translated sequence MPKQSSFHTDLPPSQEAWELACPEALRQDLLWKLHVYRAALFILHCAKEDARALRARYRGGIADQLERAVGSVSANLAEGYSRAGSADRIRFFSYALGSAREAITWYIAAADVIPEAHHTHRQSLLSKVRAMLLRLIESQRRTTNRDFKRI